The region AGCAGCGGTCTGAGGCTCTGGATTCCGATTCCCAGGCCCGTCTCAGCACCAATCCCCTGAGGATTCTTGATTCGAAGAACAAGGACACCCAGGCATTACTCGAGCATGCACCAACCCTGGCCAATGCCCTCAGCCCGGAGAGCAGGCAGCGCTTTGATGCGGTTCAGCGTGGGTTGACCGCCCTGGGCATTCCCTTCCGGCTCAATCCGAGGCTGGTGCGGGGTCTGGATTACTACGGCCACACCACCTTCGAGATAACCAGTGATCAGTTGGGGGCGCAGGCCACGGTCTGTGGTGGCGGCCGGTACGACGGTTTGATTGCCGAACTCGGTGGAGCCTCGACACCGGCAATCGGCTGGGCCCTTGGCATGGAACGCCTGCTTCTGGTGCTGGAAGCTTCGGCTCAGGTTGATCCCGAAGGCACCGCGGCCCGCTTGGTGGCCGGCTCTGCACCGGATGCCTTCATCGTCAACCGTGGTGTGCAGGCCTCTGTCGCCGCTTTGGCTCTGGCCCGTGATCTGCGAGGCCATGGCTTGTCGGTTGACCTCGATGACTCGGGCTCAGCCTTCGGGAAGCAGTTCAAACGCGCCGATCGCCGTGGAGCACGCTGGGCCTTGGTGATTGGCGATGACGAGGTGGAGCGTGGTGAGCTGCGTTTAAAGCCGCTTCAGCAGTCGGGGGAAGAGGGTTGTGTCCGGCTCGATGACCGGGAGACCATTGTGGCGATTCTCAAGTCCCTCCAAGGGAACTGATCCCACACGTGCGTGGTAATTTTCACTCATATACGGACATTGAGCGTTGATCAATCTGGTGACTGGAGGGGCTGGTTTTGTCGGCTCCCATCTGGTTGATCGCCTGATGCATGCCGGGCAGGAGGTGATCTGTCTTGATAACTACTTCACGGGACGCAAAGGCAATATCACCCAGTGGATCGGTCATCCCAGGTTTGAGCTGATCCGGCATGACGTTACCGATCCGATTCGGCTCGAATGTGATCGCATCTGGCATTTGGCCTGCCCGGCATCACCGATTCACTATCAGTTCAATCCGATCAAGACCGCCAAGACAAGCTTTCTAGGCACTTACAACATGCTGGGTTTGGCTCGCCGTGTGGGTGCTCGGCTTCTCCTTGCTAGCACGAGTGAGGTGTATGGCGACCCGGAGGTGCATCCACAACCGGAGAGTTACCGCGGTTGTGTCAACACCATTGGAATTCGCAGTTGCTACGACGAGGGCAAGCGCATCGCTGAAACCCTCTGTTTTGACTACCAGAGGATGCACGATGTGGAAATCCGTGTCATGCGGATTTTCAACACCTATGGCCCACGGATGCTTCCCGATGATGGTCGTGTCGTGAGCAACTTCATTGTTCAGGCGCTCAAGGGTGAGCCACTGACCTTGTATGGCGATGGTTCGCAGACCCGCTCCTTCTGCTTCGTCGATGACCTTGTGGAGGGAATGATTCGCTTGATGAATGGGTCTCACACCGGCCCGATGAACATCGGCAACCCCGGTGAATTCACCATTCGGCAACTGGCCGAGCTTGTACGAGCTCGCATCCATCCAGACCTTCCACTGATCGAGAAACCTCTGCCCGCTGATGATCCACTGCAGCGACAGCCCGTGATTGATCTGGCGCAGCGGGAACTCGGTTGGAGCCCGACCGTTTCATTGGAAAACGGTCTGATCCCAACGATCGAATGGTTCCGTAAGGTCCTCGACCTACAGGCCACACAAACCGAGAGTGTCCGGGCATGACCGTTCAACGCATCTGTTGCATGGGTGCCGGCTATGTCGGCGGGCCAACCATGGCGGTGATTGCTGATCGCTGCCCTGAGGTGCAGGTCACGGTTGTTGATCTGAATGAACAACGCATTGCTGCCTGGAACGATGCGGACCTGAGTCGCTTGCCCGTTTATGAGCCAGGGTTGGATGCTGTGGTGGCCCGTGCCCGGGGCCGAAACCTCAGCTTTTCAACAGCGGTGGAAGCGACCGTCGCGGCGGCGGACTTGGTGTTCATCTCTGTGAACACGCCGACGAAAACGAAGGGACTGGGGGCGGGACAGGCCAGTGACCTGCGCTGGGTGGAGGCCTGTGCTCGCACGGTGGCCCAGGCAGCCACCGGCCACACGATCGTGGTGGAGAAAAGCACTCTGCCGGTGCGCACCGCCGCAGCGATCAAGACGATCCTCGAGGCCGCCCAGGCGGATGATCAGCAGCGCAGCTTCACGGTGCTCTCCAACCCTGAATTCCTGGCGGAGGGCACAGCGATCCGGGATCTTGAGGCACCCGACCGGGTGCTGATCGGAGGCGACGACACGGCATCGATCGAGGCGCTGGCGGCGGTCTACAGCCATTGGGTGCCGGAGCAGCAGATCCTGCGCACCAACCTCTGGAGCAGTGAGCTCTCCAAGCTCACGGCCAATGCGTTTCTGGCGCAGCGGATCAGTTCGATCAACTCCGTGGCGGCACTCTGCGAGGCCACCGGCGCCGATGTGCGGGAGGTGGCCCGGGCGATCGGCACCGACAGCCGCATCGGCCCGAAGTTTCTCAATGCAGGACCCGGCTTCGGCGGCAGCTGCTTCCAGAAGGACATCCTCAACCTCGTCTATCTCTGCCGTCATTTCGGCTTGCCGGAGGTGGCCGACTACTGGGAATCGGTGGTGGCGTTGAACACCTGGCAGCAGCACCGGATCGCACAGCTGGTAGTGCAGAAGCTGTTCGGCACGGTGACCGGCAAGCGCTTGGCCATTCTTGGGTTTGCCTTCAAGGCCGACACCAATGACACCCGCGAGGCGCCGGCGATTCGCATCTGCGGCGATCTGCTGGAGGAGGGGGCACAGCTGGCCATCCACGATCCCAAGGTGGAGCCAGCCCAGATGGCCCGTGACCTGAAGCAGGAGGCGGCAGCGGCGGCGGATGCCCTTAGCGGAACCGGCAGCTGGGCCCTGGCTGAGTCCGTTGAGGAGGCCGTCAGTGGTGCGGATGCGGTGCTGATCCTGACGGAATGGAACGACTACAGGCAGTTGAACTGGTCTGAATTGGCGGGACGGATGCGCAAACCGGCCTGGCTGTTTGATGCCCGGGCGGTGGCGGATCCGGAGGCGGTGCGGGCGGCAGGCTTGACCCTGTGGCGGGTCGGGGACGGCGAAGGCTGATGACACGCACGGTTCTGGTCACCGGTGCCGCGGGCTTCATCGGTGCAGCGCTCTCTCAGCGACTGCTGGCCCGCGGCGAGCGCGTGGTCGGTCTCGACAACCTCAACAACTACTACGACCCGGCCCTCAAACAGGCGCGTCTGCGCCAGGTCGAGGCCATGGCCTTGAAAGGAGCCTGGCGGTTTGAGCTGATCTCACTTGAGGACGGCGATGCGTTGACAGCTCTGTTTGCCGAGGAGCGTCCGGATGTGGTGGTGAATCTGGCTGCCCAGGCAGGGGTGCGTTACTCGCTGGAGAACCCTGCGGCCTACATCCAGAGCAATCTGGTGGGGTTTGGCCACATCCTGGAAGGCTGTCGTCACCACGACGTTGGTCACCTGGTGTATGCCTCCAGCAGTTCCGTGTATGGCGGCAACAGCAACCTGCCCTTTCA is a window of Synechococcus sp. A15-24 DNA encoding:
- the hisS gene encoding histidine--tRNA ligase encodes the protein MTQLQSLRGMVDLLPEAVQRWQAVEAVAREHFRRSGFGEIRTPLLETTDLFCRGIGEATDVVGKEMYSFTDRGERACTLRPEGTASVVRAALQHGLLSQGAQKLWYAGPMFRYERPQAGRQRQFHQIGVEWLGAESARCDVEVIALAWDLLARLGVGGLELEINSLGSPEDRQVYRAALVNWLEQRSEALDSDSQARLSTNPLRILDSKNKDTQALLEHAPTLANALSPESRQRFDAVQRGLTALGIPFRLNPRLVRGLDYYGHTTFEITSDQLGAQATVCGGGRYDGLIAELGGASTPAIGWALGMERLLLVLEASAQVDPEGTAARLVAGSAPDAFIVNRGVQASVAALALARDLRGHGLSVDLDDSGSAFGKQFKRADRRGARWALVIGDDEVERGELRLKPLQQSGEEGCVRLDDRETIVAILKSLQGN
- a CDS encoding UDP-glucuronic acid decarboxylase family protein; protein product: MNLVTGGAGFVGSHLVDRLMHAGQEVICLDNYFTGRKGNITQWIGHPRFELIRHDVTDPIRLECDRIWHLACPASPIHYQFNPIKTAKTSFLGTYNMLGLARRVGARLLLASTSEVYGDPEVHPQPESYRGCVNTIGIRSCYDEGKRIAETLCFDYQRMHDVEIRVMRIFNTYGPRMLPDDGRVVSNFIVQALKGEPLTLYGDGSQTRSFCFVDDLVEGMIRLMNGSHTGPMNIGNPGEFTIRQLAELVRARIHPDLPLIEKPLPADDPLQRQPVIDLAQRELGWSPTVSLENGLIPTIEWFRKVLDLQATQTESVRA
- a CDS encoding nucleotide sugar dehydrogenase, with product MTVQRICCMGAGYVGGPTMAVIADRCPEVQVTVVDLNEQRIAAWNDADLSRLPVYEPGLDAVVARARGRNLSFSTAVEATVAAADLVFISVNTPTKTKGLGAGQASDLRWVEACARTVAQAATGHTIVVEKSTLPVRTAAAIKTILEAAQADDQQRSFTVLSNPEFLAEGTAIRDLEAPDRVLIGGDDTASIEALAAVYSHWVPEQQILRTNLWSSELSKLTANAFLAQRISSINSVAALCEATGADVREVARAIGTDSRIGPKFLNAGPGFGGSCFQKDILNLVYLCRHFGLPEVADYWESVVALNTWQQHRIAQLVVQKLFGTVTGKRLAILGFAFKADTNDTREAPAIRICGDLLEEGAQLAIHDPKVEPAQMARDLKQEAAAAADALSGTGSWALAESVEEAVSGADAVLILTEWNDYRQLNWSELAGRMRKPAWLFDARAVADPEAVRAAGLTLWRVGDGEG